In a single window of the Solea solea chromosome 14, fSolSol10.1, whole genome shotgun sequence genome:
- the LOC131472379 gene encoding protocadherin alpha-C2-like isoform X1, with translation MTSNLTTEETIFFKDLRAVNTNTPTRSDVTMESCKRYGLLVVVIVLSFVGNASTSVTHYSIPEEMKEGSVVANLATDLGLDVKTLNQRKMRVDIIANKKYLDVNKETGELYVVEKIDREYLCPSKSSASCYVKLEVILENPVRIFNIEVEISDMNDNAPQFRRDAIHLDISEATPKGERFSLSNAVDPDVGSNSVKTYHLSDSEYFNIEVQTGRDGSKFADVILKSNLDRENQAVHNLILTAVDGGTPARSGTASVIVRVLDTNDNAPVFKEATINVKIMENSPIGSLVIDVNATDLDEGSNSDITYSYSLYTSEKTQQTFNLNPSTGEITVKGMLNYEDFRIYNMEVIANDHGDNRLSAQCTLKILVEDMNDNHPEISIKSFHSPVNENLELDTVIAVVSVSDKDSGVNGIVDIHIPDNMPFKLRESSDNYYELVVSEPLDREKVPEYDITFTVTDRGSPPLSDNQTMTLELLDVNDNVPQFPLSFYTIRVMENNAPGALLSSLTAFDPDLHENQYLVYFILEKEIANTSMSMLFSINPENGNLYALKTFDYEIEKEFIFHIEARDSGSPPLSSNVTVHILIVDQNDNAPVIVSPWRAHGSVVEEKIPRSTDKGSLVAKVIALDTDSVHNSRITYQFLQVTDATLFSLDQYNGEIRTMRMFSYKDPRHQRMVVVAKDNGQPALSATVTIKLSTMETAVKAYSDMTEVPLEYDIFSDLNLYLVIGLGSVSFLLLITILVTIVLKCQTPKSSKAAPPSRNSVISERNSTIADSTLVSNDAYWYSLFLAETRKGKMVVRQPVPKGSRYIVSSIPRGTGISDTSDSAASTLQYPK, from the coding sequence ATGACATCAAACTTAACCACTGAAGAAACGATATTCTTCAAAGACTTAAGGGCAGTAAATACGAACACACCAACGCGGTCCGATGTAACAATGGAGTCTTGCAAAAGGTACGGGCTGCTcgttgttgtcattgttttatcTTTCGTTGGTAACGCATCGACATCAGTGACTCATTATTCAATACctgaggaaatgaaagaagGATCTGTTGTAGCAAACCTCGCTACTGATCTCGGACTGgatgtaaaaacactgaatcaGAGGAAGATGCGTGTAGACATAATCGCCAACAAAAAATATCTGGATGTGAACAAAGAGACTGGTGAACTGTATGTTGTCGAGAAGATTGACAGGGAATATCTTTGCCCTTCAAAATCGTCAGCATCATGTTATGTCAAACTGGAAGTAATATTGGAAAATCCAGTACGAATTTTTAACATAGAAGTGGAAATTTCGGATATGAACGACAACGCCCCACAATTTCGAAGAGACGCGATACACTTGGACATTTCCGAAGCGACACCGAAAGGAGAGAGATTCTCTCTCAGCAATGCAGTTGATCCTGATGTCGGAAGCAACTCAGTTAAAACATATCATCTGAGTGATAGTGAATATTTTAACATTGAAGTTCAGACAGGAAGAGATGGTTCGAAATTTGCTGAcgttattttaaaaagtaatttagACCGGGAGAATCAGGCTGTTCATAACTTAATACTCACAGCTGTAGATGGAGGCACACCTGCTCGTTCTGGTACTGCCAGTGTTATTGTTCGTGTGTTGGACACAAATGATAACGCTCCTGTGTTTAAGGAAGCAAcgataaatgttaaaataatggaAAATTCTCCCATCGGAAGTCTTGTCATTGATGTCAATGCAACAGACTTGGATGAAGGATCAAACTCTGACATAACTTACTCCTATAGTTTATATACGTCAGAGAAAACGCAGCAAACATTTAATCTGAATCCATCCACTGGTGAAATTACTGTAAAGGGAATGTTAAACTATGAAGACTTCAGGATTTATAATATGGAAGTTATAGCAAATGATCATGGAGACAATCGTTTATCAGCACAATGTACATTGAAGATTCTGGTTGAAGATATGAATGACAACCACCCAGAAATATCTATTAAATCATTTCATAGTCCAGTAAATGAAAACCTAGAATTAGACACAGTGATAGCTGTAGTtagtgtcagtgataaagactCAGGTGTCAATGGAATAGTTGATATTCATATTCCAGATAATATGCCTTTCAAACTGAGAGAATCCTCTGATAACTATTATGAATTAGTGGTGTCAGAGCCCTTAGACCGTGAGAAGGTTCCAGAATATGACATCACTTTCACTGTTACAGACAGAGGCTCTCCTCCTTTATCTGATAATCAAACTATGACTttagagctgctggatgttaaTGACAATGTCCCACAGTTCCCTCTGTCATTTTATACTATACGTGTGATGGAGAATAACGCACCTGGGGCCTTGCTCAGTTCACTCACTGCCTTTGACCCTGACCTCCATGAAAACCAGTATCTAGTTTACTTCATCCTGGAGAAGGAGATAGCCAACACCTCCATGTCCATGTTGTTCTCCATCAACCCAGAGAACGGTAATCTTTACGCACTGAAAACTTTTGACTATGAGATCGAGAAGGAGTTTATTTTCCACATCGAGGCCAGAGACTCTGGCTCTCCTCCACTCAGCAGTAACGTGACTGTACACATCCTTATCGTGGACCAGAATGACAACGCTCCGGTTATTGTCTCTCCGTGGCGCGCGCACGGCTCTGTGGTGGAGGAAAAAATCCCCAGATCCACTGATAAAGGATCACTGGTTGCCAAAGTGATCGCTTTAGACACAGACTCGGTGCACAACTCTCGGATTACCTACCAGTTTCTACAGGTGACTGACGCCACCTTGTTCAGTCTGGACCAATATAACGGAGAAATCCGGACTATGAGAATGTTCAGTTACAAAGATCCACGCCACCAGAGAATGGTTGTTGTTGCCAAGGACAACGGACAACCTGCTCTCTCTGCTACAGTCACCATCAAACTGTCCACAATGGAGACTGCAGTTAAGGCTTACTCTGACATGACTGAGGTGCCTCTGGAGTACGACATATTCTCAGACCTGAACCTGTATTTGGTGATCGGTCTGGGCTCTGTGTCATTTCTCCTGCTGATCACCATATTGGTCACCATCGTGCTCAAGTGTCAGACACCTAAGAGCAGCAAAGCAGCTCCTCCCAGCAGGAACAGTGTGATCAGTGAGAGGAACTCCACCATCGCAGATTCCACTCTGGTGTCCAACGATGCCTACTGGTACAGTCTGTTTCTAGCAGAGACCAGGAAAGGAAAGATGGTGGTCAGACAGCCGGTGCCAAAGGGCTCCAGATACATCGTGTCCAGTATCCCAAGAGGAACAGGAATATCAGATACGAGTGACTCAGCAGCGTCTACTCTGCAG
- the LOC131472380 gene encoding protocadherin alpha-C2-like → MQPDVTMDSCTRYVLLVVPIVLSLVGNASTSVTHYSIPEEMKEGSVVANLATDLGLDVKILNQRKMRVDIIANKKYLDVNKETGELYVVEKIDRENCNTKSLASCYLRLEVTLENPLRIFNIEVEILDMNDNAPQFRRDAIHLDISEATPKGERFSLSNAVDPDVGSNSVKTYHLSESEHFNIEVQTGREGSKFADLILTKSLDRETQAVHNLVLTAVDGGTPARSGTASVIVHVLDTNDNAPVFDKASYNIKIMENSPIGSLVVDLNVTDLDQGSNSDITYAYSLYTSEKTQQTFNLNPSTGEITVKDMLNYEDFRIYDMEVIATDHGDNRLSAQCTIKILVEDMNDNHPEISIKSFHSPVNENIELDTVIAVVSVSDKDSGDNGVVDVHIPDNMPFKLRESSDNYYELVVSEPLDREKVPEYDITFTVTDRGSPPLSDNQTMTLELLDVNDNVPQFPLSFYTIRVMENNAPGALLSSLTAFDPDLHENQYLVYFILEKEIANTSMSMLFSINPENGNLYALKTFDYEIEKEFLFHIEARDSGSPPLSSNVTVHIIIVDQNDNAPVIVSPWRAHGSVVEEKIPRSTDKGSLVAKVIALDTDSVHNSRITYQFLQVTDATLFSLDQYNGEIRTMRMFSYKDPRHQRMVVVAKDNGEPALSATVTIKLSTMETAVKAYSDMTEVPLEYDIFSDLNLYLVIGLGSVSFLLLITILVTIVLKCQTPKSSKAAPPSRNSVISERNSTIADSTLVSNDAYWYSLFLAETRKGKMVVRQPVPKGSRYIVSSIPRGTGISDTSDSAASTLQVRN, encoded by the coding sequence ATGCAGCCCGATGTAACAATGGATTCTTGTACAAGGTACGTGCTGCTTGTTGTTCCGATTGTTTTATCTCTCGTTGGTAACGCATCGACATCAGTGACTCATTATTCAATACCCGAGGAAATGAAAGAAGGATCAGTTGTAGCAAACCTCGCTACTGATCTCGGACTGGATGTAAAAATACTGAATCAGAGGAAGATGCGTGTAGACATAATCGCCAACAAAAAATATCTGGATGTGAACAAAGAGACTGGTGAACTGTATGTTGTCGAGAAGATTGATAGAGAAAACTGCAATACCAAGTCCTTAGCTTCTTGCTATCTCAGACTAGAAGTGACACTAGAAAACCCATTGAGAATATTTAACATTGAGGTAGAAATTTTGGATATGAACGACAACGCCCCACAATTTCGAAGAGACGCGATACACTTGGACATTTCTGAAGCGACGCCGAAAGGAGAGAGATTCTCTCTCAGCAATGCAGTTGATCCTGATGTCGGAAGCAACTCAGTGAAAACATATCATCTGAGTGAAAGtgaacattttaacattgaagTTCAGACAGGAAGAGAAGGCTCGAAGTTTGCTGATTTGATATTGACAAAGTCTTTAGACCGGGAGACTCAGGCTGTTCATAATTTAGTACTCACAGCTGTAGATGGAGGCACACCTGCTCGTTCTGGTACTGCCAGTGTTATTGTCCATGTGTTGGACACAAATGATAACGCTCCTGTATTTGACAAAGCAAGTTATAACATAAAAATCATGGAAAATTCACCCATAGGAAGCCTTGTTGTTGATCTAAATGTAACAGACTTAGATCAAGGATCAAATTCTGATATAACTTACGCCTATAGTTTATATACGTCAGAGAAAACGCAGCAAACATTTAATCTGAATCCATCCACTGGTGAAATTACTGTGAAGGATATGTTAAACTATGAGGACTTCAGGATTTATGATATGGAAGTTATAGCAACTGATCATGGAGACAATCGTTTATCAGCACAATGTACCATAAAGATTCTGGTTGAAGACATGAATGACAACCACCCAGAAATATCGATTAAATCCTTTCATAGTCCAGTCAATGAAAATATAGAATTAGACACAGTGATAGCTGTAGTtagtgtcagtgataaagactCAGGTGACAATGGAGTAGTTGATGTTCATATTCCAGATAATATGCCTTTTAAACTGAGAGAATCCTCTGATAACTATTATGAATTAGTGGTGTCAGAGCCCTTAGACCGTGAGAAGGTTCCAGAATATGACATCACTTTCACTGTTACAGACAGAGGCTCTCCTCCTTTATCTGATAATCAAACTATGACTTTAGAGTTGCTGGATGTTAATGACAATGTCCCACAGTTCCCTCTGTCATTTTATACTATACGTGTGATGGAGAATAACGCACCTGGGGCCTTGCTCAGTTCACTCACTGCCTTTGACCCTGACCTCCATGAAAACCAGTATCTAGTTTACTTCATCCTGGAGAAGGAGATAGCCAACACCTCCATGTCCATGTTGTTCTCCATCAACCCAGAGAACGGTAATCTTTATGCACTGAAAACTTTTGACTATGAGATCGAGAAGGAGTTTCTTTTCCACATCGAGGCCAGAGACTCTGGCTCTCCTCCACTCAGCAGTAACGTGACTGTACACATCATTATCGTGGACCAGAACGACAACGCGCCGGTTATTGTCTCTCCGTGGCGCGCGcatggctcagtggtagaggaAAAGATCCCCAGATCTACTGATAAAGGATCACTGGTTGCCAAAGTGATCGCCTTAGACACAGACTCTGTGCACAACTCTCGGATTACCTACCAGTTTCTACAGGTGACTGACGCAACCTTGTTCAGTCTGGACCAATATAACGGAGAAATCCGGACTATGAGGATGTTCAGTTACAAAGATCCACGCCACCAGAGAATGGTTGTTGTTGCCAAGGACAACGGGGAGCCTGCTCTCTCTGCTACAGTCACCATCAAACTGTCCACAATGGAGACTGCAGTTAAAGCCTACTCTGACATGACTGAGGTGCCTCTGGAGTACGACATCTTCTCAGACCTGAACCTGTATTTGGTGATCGGTCTGGGCTCTGTGTCATTTCTCCTGCTGATCACCATATTGGTCACCATCGTGCTCAAGTGTCAGACACCTAAGAGCAGCAAAGCAGCTCCTCCCAGCAGGAACAGTGTTATCAGTGAGAGGAACTCCACCATCGCAGATTCCACTCTGGTGTCCAACGATGCCTACTGGTACAGTCTGTTTCTAGCAGAGACCAGGAAAGGAAAGATGGTGGTCAGACAGCCGGTGCCAAAGGGCTCCAGATACATCGTGTCCAGTATCCCAAGAGGAACAGGAATATCAGATACGAGTGACTCAGCAGCTTCTACTCTGCAGGTAAGAAACtaa
- the LOC131472378 gene encoding protocadherin alpha-C2-like, producing the protein MESCKRYVLLVVLAISCFVQKTMTSANHYSIPEEMKEGSVVANLANDLGLDVKTLNQRKMRVDIIANKKYLDVNKETGELYIVEKIDRENCNTKSSASCYLKLEVILENPVRIFNIEVEILDMNDNAPQFRRDAIHLDISEATPKGERFSLSNAVDPDVGSNSVKTYHLSESEYFNIEVQTGRDGSKFAEFILQKTLDREEQAIHNLILTAVDGGTPARSGTASVIVRVLDTNDNAPVFKEAITNVKIMENSPIGSLVVDLNATDLDEGSNSDITYSYSLYTSEKTQQTFNLNPSTGEITVKGMLNYEDFRIYDMEVIATDHGDNRLSAQCTIKILVEDMNDNHPEISIKSFHSPVNENIELDTVIAVVSVSDKDSGDNGVVDVHIPDNMPFKLRESSDNYYELVVSEPLDREKVPEYDITFTVTDRGSPPLSDNETMTLELLDVNDNVPQFPLSFYTIRVMENNAPGALLSSLTAFDPDLHENQYLVYFILEKEIANTSMSMLFSINPENGNLYALKTFDYEIEKEFLFHIEARDSGSPPLSSNVTVHIIIVDQNDNAPVIVSPWRAHGSLVEEKIPRSTDKGSLVAKVIALDTDSVHNSRITYQFLQVTDATLFSLDQYNGEIRTMRMFSYKDPRHQRMVVVAKDNGEPALSATVTIKLSTMETAVKAYSDMTEVPLEYDIFSDLNLYLVIGLGSVSFLLLITILVTIVLKCQTPKSSKAAPPSRNSVISERNSTIADSTLVSNDAYWYSLFLAETRKGKMVVRQPVPKGSRYIVSSIPRGTGLSDTSDSAASTLQVGINTHTLTKYGNNDTSRFNYKEFDKQKKNLGNKRQR; encoded by the coding sequence ATGGAGTCTTGCAAAAGGTACGTGCTGCTCGTTGTTCTcgcaatttcatgttttgttcaAAAGACAATGACATCCGCGAACCATTACTCAATACCGGAGGAAATGAAAGAAGGATCAGTTGTAGCAAACCTCGCTAATGATCTCGGACTGgatgtaaaaacactgaatcaGAGGAAGATGCGTGTAGACATAATCGCCAACAAAAAATATCTGGATGTGAACAAAGAGACTGGTGAACTGTATATTGTTGAGAAGATTGATAGAGAAAACTGCAATACCAAGTCCTCAGCGTCATGCTATCTCAAACTGGAAGTAATACTGGAAAATCCAGTACGAATTTTTAACATAGAAGTGGAAATTTTGGATATGAACGACAACGCCCCACAATTTCGTAGAGATGCGATACACTTGGACATTTCTGAAGCGACACCGAAAGGAGAGAGATTCTCTCTCAGCAATGCAGTTGATCCTGATGTCGGAAGCAACTCTGTGAAAACATATCATCTGagtgaaagtgaatattttaacATTGAAGTTCAGACAGGAAGAGACGGGTCGAAATTTGCAGaattcattttacaaaaaacttTAGACAGAGAGGAGCAGGCTATTCATAACCTAATACTCACAGCCGTAGATGGAGGCACACCTGCTCGTTCTGGTACTGCCAGTGTTATTGTTCGTGTGCTAGACACAAATGATAACGCTCCTGTGTTTAAGGAAGCGATTACAAACGTTAAAATAATGGAAAATTCTCCCATTGGAAGCCTTGTTGTTGATCTAAATGCAACAGATTTAGATGAAGGATCGAATTCTGATATAACTTACTCCTATAGTTTATATACGTCAGAGAAAACGCAGCAAACATTTAATCTGAATCCATCCACTGGCGAAATTACAGTCAAGGGAATGTTAAACTATGAGGATTTCAGGATTTATGATATGGAAGTTATAGCAACTGATCATGGAGACAATCGTTTATCAGCACAATGTACCATAAAGATTCTGGTTGAAGACATGAATGACAACCACCCAGAAATATCTATTAAATCCTTTCATAGTCcagtaaatgaaaacatagaaTTAGACACAGTGATAGCTGTAGTtagtgtcagtgataaagactCAGGTGACAATGGAGTAGTTGATGTTCATATTCCAGATAATATGCCTTTCAAACTGAGAGAATCCTCTGATAACTATTATGAATTAGTGGTGTCAGAGCCCTTAGACCGCGAGAAGGTTCCAGAATATGACATCACTTTCACTGTTACAGACAGAGGCTCTCCCCCTTTATCTGACAATGAAACTATGACTttagagctgctggatgttaaTGACAATGTCCCACAGTTCCCTCTGTCATTTTATACTATACGTGTGATGGAGAATAATGCACCTGGGGCCTTGCTCAGTTCACTCACTGCCTTTGACCCTGATCTCCATGAAAACCAGTATCTAGTTTACTTCATCCTGGAGAAGGAGATAGCCAACACCTCCATGTCCATGTTGTTCTCCATCAACCCAGAGAATGGTAATCTTTACGCACTGAAAACTTTTGACTATGAGATCGAGAAGGAGTTTCTTTTCCACATCGAGGCCAGAGACTCTGGCTCTCCTCCACTCAGCAGTAACGTGACTGTACACATCATTATTGTGGACCAGAATGATAACGCTCCGGTTATTGTCTCTCCGTGGCGCGCGCACGGCTCATTGGTGGAGGAAAAGATCCCCAGATCCACTGATAAAGGATCACTGGTTGCCAAAGTGATCGCTTTAGACACAGACTCGGTGCACAACTCTCGGATTACCTACCAGTTTCTACAAGTGACTGACGCCACCTTGTTCAGTCTGGACCAATATAACGGAGAAATCCGGACTATGAGGATGTTCAGTTACAAAGATCCACGCCACCAGAGAATGGTTGTTGTTGCCAAGGACAACGGGGAGCCGGCTCTCTCTGCTACAGTCACCATCAAACTATCCACAATGGAGACTGCAGTTAAGGCCTACTCTGACATGACTGAGGTGCCTCTGGAGTACGACATATTCTCAGACCTGAACCTGTATTTGGTGATCGGTCTGGGCTCTGTGTCATTTCTCCTGCTGATCACCATATTGGTCACCATTGTGCTCAAGTGTCAGACACCTAAGAGCAGCAAAGCAGCTCCTCCCAGCAGGAACAGTGTGATCAGTGAGAGGAACTCCACCATCGCAGATTCCACTCTGGTGTCCAACGATGCCTACTGGTACAGTCTGTTTCTAGCAGAGACCAGGAAAGGAAAGATGGTGGTCAGACAGCCGGTGCCAAAGGGCTCCAGATACATCGTGTCCAGTATCCCAAGAGGAACAGGACTGTCGGATACTAGTGACTCAGCAGCTTCTACTCTGCAGGTAGGAATTAATACACACACTTTGACAAAATATGGTAATAATGATACATCTCGTTTTAATTATAAAGAgtttgataaacaaaaaaaaaatctaggaAATAAACGCCAGAGGTGA